The genomic window CCTGCGCCTCGACGACGTGGCCCGTCTGACCTCGGGGCTGAAGCGCGCCCGGCCGTTCCTGATCGCCGAGGATTTCAGGCCGACGACGCTGACCGACCGGCTGGACCTGCGGGCGAAGCTCGCCGAGCCGGCCGAACAGTTGAGCCTGTTCTGATGGAAGAGGCGCCGCGCCCGCAAAACCCTCTCCCCTCTGCGGGAGAGGGGGGAGGGCTTCTGGGCCGTGGCATCCGCGCCGCCGGTCTCGCTCCCGGCGCGGATCTCGCCGGCTTCCGCGCCGCGGCCCGCCGTCTGATCGCCGCGGGCGTCTCTCCGGACGACATCGTCTGGCAGACGGAGGCCGCCAGCCTGTTCGCCGCCGCGCCCATCCCCGCGGACGGCTCGCCGCTGCATCTGCCCCGGGCGGTGGCCGACCTGATCCCGATGGTCGTGCCCCATCGCGATCCCGAGCGCTACGGTCTGCTCTATGCCCTGATCTGGCGGGTCAGCCGCGGGGAGCGGGCGCTGATGGAGGTGGCGAGCGACCCCCTCGTCCACCGCCTCCACCGGATGCGGAAGGCCATCGGGCGCGACCTGCACAAGATGCACGCCTTCCTGCGCTTCCGCCGGACGCCGGGGGAGGGCCCGGAGCGCTTCGTCGCGTGGTTCGAGCCCGACCACCACATCCTGGAGGCCGCCGCGCCGTTCTTCGTCGACCGTTTCCGCGCGCTGAACTGGTCGATCCTGACGCCGGAGGGGTCGGCCCATTGGGACGGCGCGCTTCGCTTCGGCCCGCCCGGCCGCCGCGAGGACGTGCCGGAGGGCGATCGCTTCGAGGCCGGCTGGCGCGACTACTACGAAAGCACCTTCAACCCGGCCCGGCTCAACCTCGACGCCATGCGCGCCGAGATGCCCCGCAAGTACTGGCGGAACATGCCGGAAACGGCGGCGATTCCCGCCCTGGTGCGGGCCGCGGGCGCCCGCGCCCGGGCGATGATCGAGAGGGAGCCGACCATGCCCGCCAAACGCGACCCCGTCCGCGCCGTCGCGCGGATGGCGCAGGACGAGCCGGAGACGCTCGAGGCCCTCAACGCGATCATCGCCCGCTCCGAGCCGCCGGTGCCCGGCGCCACGCAGGCGGTGCTCGGCGAGGGGCCGGTCGGCGCGCGGATCGCCTTCGTCGGCGAGCAGCCGGGCGATCAGGAGGATCGGCAGGGCCGTCCCTTCGTCGGCCCGGCCGGGCAGCTTCTCTCGCGGGCGCTCGAAGAGGCGGGGATCGACCGGCGCGAGGCCTACCTCACCAATGCGGTCAAGCACTTCAAATTCAGCTTGCGCGGCAGGCGCCGCATCCACGAGAAGCCGACGGCCGGCGAGGTGAGCCATGACCGCTGGTGGCTCGAGCGCGAACTCGGCTTCGTCGGCCCGAAGCTCGTCGTGGCGCTGGGCGCCACCGCCGTGCTGGCGCTGACCGGCAGGCAGATCCCGATCACCCGCGCCCGCGGCCCGGCCGATTTCCACAAGGCGTTCGAGGGGTTCGTCACGGTCCACCCCTCCTACCTGCTGCGCCTGCCCGACGAGGCGAGGGACGTCGCCTATCGGGCCTTCGTCGACGACCTGCGGCGGGCCCGCGCCATGGCCGCGTGAGGCGGACGAGGCCGCGTCCGACCTCGCGAATTCCGCACTGTCTGGAAACGACGCCCGCCGTCCCCGTCTTTCACGGATCGGAGGCCGGCCGACGGAAGGCCTCCGTCGTGCGCGGCACGGCTCCCGATTTCACGCGGCGGAGGTTTCATGTCCCGGGCAGCGACGGACGGCCGCCCGGTGAACGGCCGCCCGAACGTCTCGACCGGATCGGCCCCGATCCACGCCATCCGCTTCCTCCGTCGTCGTTCCGGAGCGCCGACAAGCGACCCCGGACCCGAAGGGGCGCGCCGGAGGCGTGCCATCCACGACGGGCCGCGACGCCCGGGCTTCGGCGACGCATCACGATTGGATTCCGGGTTCCGCTGCGCGGACCCGGCATTGTCTGTTGTCGTGCTGGTCAGGTGAGGGTGTTTCGCGCCCGCGGGATGCCTGGTCCGGGTGGCCACCCGGACCAGGCGCGGGACGCCGACCGTCCCGGAATGGGGCTGCAACGCCCGTCGTCATCCTGGTCGGCGTCCCGCTTCCCTTGCCACGCTTGATGAGTTGCCTGGCCCCCTCGGCTCGCGAGCCCGACGCCCGCAGACAATCGCAAGCCGCATCAGGATAGCCTCCATGCCGGAGCCCGTCACCACACCGATCCTCACCCCGCCCCCGACCCACTTCATCGGCTGCGACGTCGGAAAGCACGCCATCGTCGTCTTCGACAGCCGCGCGGGCAGCCCGCGCACCCTGGCCAACACGCCCGCGGCGCTCGCCGCCTTCGCCGCCCGCCTGGACGCCACCGGCCTCGTCGTCTGCGAAGCCACCGGCGGCTACGAGGACGCGCTGCTCGCCGCCCTGCTCGCCGCCGGCATCCCGGCCCACCGCGCCGACGCGCGCAAGGTCAAGGCGTTCATCCGCTCGTTCGGCACGCTGGGCAAGAGTGACGCGCTCGATGCCCGCGCGCTGGCGCGCTACGCTGGCGAGCGCCATGCCCGCCTCGTGCGCTGGCATGCCCCCGACCCGCAGCGCGAGCGCCTGCAGACCCTGGTGCTCACCCGCGCCGACCTCATCGCCCAGCGCACCGCCTGCACCAACCGGCTGGCCGCCCCCGGCGCCGAGCCGGGGCGCGCCGACCTCGAAGCCCTGCGCACCTGCCTCATCGCGCAGATCCAGGCTCTCGAGACGGCCATCACAGCCCTGATGCGACGCCTCATCGTCATCGCCAACGCATGTCGGCGCGACGCCTACCCCACCCCAGCAGACAACCAGCACAAACTGAGTTGATGACGACGGTGAGGACCGATCGGCAGCCTGAAGGCTTTCTGTGTGAACCCGAGTTCGCAGTCCGGTCAGGGGGTCGGCGAATCCAACTCCGAAAACGGCTCGCTGCGGTGCCCCTCGCACACGTCCTCCTCGTCGTGCAGGACGCTGAGCGCGCCCGCCTCCTCGCGTACGACCAGCTTCGGCCGCTCCGGCTTGCCGAAGGTGCGGCCCTTCATCCGGGTCGAGACGCAGGTGAGCCGGCGACCGCCGTCCTCGAACGGGCCGGCGATGCGGCTGTGCTCGAACCGCACCGGGATCAGCGAGACTGCGCCGAAGGCGACCTGTCGGCGGGCGAGCGCGGCGATCCGCTCGCGCACGGTGCCGGCAGGGGCGGTCGGAGCGGGTGGGGCAGCCGTCGTCGCGGTGCAGCCGCCCGCGGCGAGGACCACCGCCAGAATCACCCCGCCGTGCCGTGCCACCATCGCCGAATCTCCGCAACGCGGGGAAGCGTAGCCGTTTCAAGCAAGGCGGGAAACAAGGCCAGGGCTATCGCTCGAAGCCGCTTGAGCGGCTTCGCGACGCCAAGGGACACGACCAAGAGCGCCGCGCGGAGCGGGTTTGTCAGGACATTCGTCCTGACAAACATCGAGCGGAGCGAAAGCCCAAGGGGCCGAGATGTCCGCGGAGGCGGGCGCCGGCGACTGAGGCTGGCCAAGAAAACCCTGGACAAGAAAACCAGGGCCATCGCTTCAAGCGATGGCCCTGGAAACAAGGCTTTCGCCGCAACCCGATTTCGGGCGGCCGGGCAGTCCCGTTCCGGCGCGGGAACGACTATCTCCGTCTCATGCAGTGGATCGACGAAGGCCTCGTGCTCGGCCTGCGCAGGCACGGCGAGACCGGAGTCGTGCTCGAACTGATGACGCCGGAGCACGGGCGCCATCTCGGGCTCGTCCATGGCGGGCGCTCGCGGCGGATGCAGCCGATGCTCCAGCCCGGCAACACCCTGCGCGCCACGTGGAGGGCGCGGCTCGACGGAGCGCTCGGCTCCTATGCGGTCGAGCCCCTGAACCTCGGCGCCTCGCGGCTGATGGGTTCGGGGCTCGCGCTCTACGGCATCGGTCATCTCTCGGCGCTGCTGCGGCTCCTGCCCGAGCGCGATCCCCACCCGGCGCTCTACGCGGCGGCGCAGATCCTCGTCGGTCACCTCGACGATCCCGAGATCGCCCCCGCGCTGATGGTGCGGTTCGAACTGGCCCTGCTCGCCGGGCTCGGCTTCGGCCTCGACCTGTCGCATTGCGCGGCGACGGGGGCCAACGACGCCCTGGTCTACGTTTCTCCGAGGAGCGGGCGCGCGGTCAGCGCCTCGGCGGGCGAGCCTTTTCGCGATCGTCTGCTGCCCCTGCCCCCCTTCCTGCGCGACCGCGACCGGCCCGGCAGCGGCTGGCGCACGCCGGACGCCCACGCCGTTCGCGAGGGGTTTACCTTGACGGGCTATTTCCTCGATCAGCACGTCTGGCGTCCCCGTGCGCAGGACGCGCCGGAGGCGCGGGCACGATTCGTCGCACTCGGCACGGGCCATAGCCGATGATGTTCGTGTTATGTTCCAAACGGTTTTCATTCGTGCCGCGATCGGTCATGACCGTCCGCGATGCGCCCGGCGAGGAATCGCCGCCCCGCCCGTGCGGGGACGGACGCCGACGCGGGGTCGTCGTCCGGTCCGGATTGACGATGGGGAGTGAGTGATGGGCCAGCCCGTCCTGCCGCCGCCGAGCGACGGCATCGAGAGCGTCGAGCTGAAGACGGCGCTGGAAGAGCGCTACTACGCCTACGCGCTCTCCACGATCATGCAGCGCGCCCTGCCCGATGCCCGCGACGGCCTGAAGCCGGTGCACCGGCGCATCCTCTACGGCATGCGCCTGCTCCGGCTCGACCCCACGGCGGCCTTCAAGAAATGCGCGAAGATCGTCGGCGACGTGATGGGCGACTTCCACCCCCACGGCGACCAGGCGATCTACGACGCGCTGGTGCGCCTCAGCCAGGACTTCGCCCAGCGCTACCCGCTGGTCGACGGCCAGGGCAATTTCGGCAACATCGACGGCGACGGCCCGGCGGCCTACCGCTACACCGAGGCGCGGCTCACCGAGGTGGCCCGCCTGCTGCTCGACGGGATCGACGAGGACACGGTCGATTTCCGCCCCTCCTACAACGGCGAGAAGGAGGAGCCCGTCGTCCTGCCGGCGGCCTTCCCGAACCTTCTGGCCAACGGTTCGCAGGGCATCGCGGTCGGCATGGCGACCTCGATCCCGCCGCACAACGCCGCCGAACTCTGCGACGCGGCGCTCTACCTGATCCAGAACCGCGAGGCGACCTCCGAGCAGCTCTGCACCTTCGTGCAGGGACCGGACTTCCCCACCGGCGGCATCCTGATCGACTCGCCCGACGTGATCCGCGAGGCCTACCGCACCGGCCGCGGGGGGTTTCGCGTGCGCGCCCGCTGGGCCAGGGAGGAGCAGGGCCGCGGCACCTGGACCATCGTCGTCACCGAGATTCCCTACGGCGTGCCGAAGGCGCGGCTGATCGAGAAGCTCGCGGATCTCCTCCAGGAGAAGAAGCTGCCGCTTCTCGCCGACGTGCGCGACGAGTCGGCCGAGGACGTGCGCGTCGTGCTGGAACCGCGTTCCCGCTCGGTCGATCCGGTGATGCTGATGGAATCGCTGTTCCGGCTGTCCGAGCTGGAGGCGCGGGTTCCGCTCAATCTCAACGTGCTCGTCGGCGGCGTCGTGCCCCGGGTGATCGGGCTGGCCGAGTGCTTGCGCGAGTGGGTCGACCATCGCCGCGTCGTGCTCCGGCGCCGCTCCGGCTACCGCCTCGGCCAGATCGAGCGCCGCCTCGAAATCCTCGGCGGCCTGCTCATCGTCTATCTCGACCTCGACGAGGTGATCCGCATCATCCGCGAGGAGGACGAGCCGAAGGCGGCGCTGATGGCCCGGTTCGACCTCACCGAGGTCCAGGCCAACGCCATCCTCGACACCCGCCTGCGCTCACTCCGCAAGCTCGAAGAGATGGAGCTGAGGCGCGAGTTCGACGAACTCACGAAGGAGAAGGAGGGGATCGAGGCGCTGCTGGCTTCCGAGAAGCTGCAATGGGCCGACATCACCCGGCAGATCCGCGCGGTGAAGAAGACGTTCGGGCCCGAGACCAAGCTCGGCCGCCGCCGCACCACCCTCGAAAACCCGCCCGACACCGCCGGCATCGACTTCACCGCCGCCATGGTCGAGCGCGAGCCGATCACCGTCATCCTGTCCGAGAAGGGCTGGATCCGCGCGCTGAAGGGGCACGTCGCCGACCTGTCGGGCGTGACCTTCAAGGGCGACGACACCCTCAAGGTCGCTTTTCCGAGCGAGACGACGGCAAAAATCCTGCTGCTCGCCTCGAACGGCAAGGTCTTCACCCTCGAAGCGTCGAAGCTTCCGGGCGGGCGCGGCTTCGGCGATCCGGTGCGGCTGATGGTCGATCTCGACGACGGCACCGAGATCGTCGCGGCGCTGCCCTACCGGCCCGAGAGCAAGCTGCTGGTCGCCGGCTCGGACGGGCGCGGCTTCATCGCGCCCTCCGACGCGCTGGTCGCCAACACCCGCAAGGGCAAGGCGATCCTCGGCCTCGACGAGGGGACGCGCGCGGTGCTGCTGGCGCCGGCCGAGGGCGACCACGTCGCCGTCTGCTCGTCCGACAAGCTGATGCTGGTCTTCCCCGTCTCCGAGGTGACGGAACTCGGCCGCGGCAAGGGCGTGCGCCTGCAGCGCTGCCGCCAGAGCCGGCTCGCCGACGCCTGCGTCTTCATCCTGGCGGAGGGCCTGCCCTGGCGCGACGGGACCGGTCAGGCGAAGCTCGCTCAAGGCGCGATGCTGGAGAAGTGGATGGGCCACCGCGCCGAGGCCGGCACCCTGATGACCCGCAGCTTCCCGAAATTCGAGCGGTTCGGGAAATAGCCGGGTGTCGCGCTTCCGGATCGCTTCGCCTGATACGACATC from Methylorubrum populi includes these protein-coding regions:
- the recO gene encoding DNA repair protein RecO, whose amino-acid sequence is MQWIDEGLVLGLRRHGETGVVLELMTPEHGRHLGLVHGGRSRRMQPMLQPGNTLRATWRARLDGALGSYAVEPLNLGASRLMGSGLALYGIGHLSALLRLLPERDPHPALYAAAQILVGHLDDPEIAPALMVRFELALLAGLGFGLDLSHCAATGANDALVYVSPRSGRAVSASAGEPFRDRLLPLPPFLRDRDRPGSGWRTPDAHAVREGFTLTGYFLDQHVWRPRAQDAPEARARFVALGTGHSR
- the parC gene encoding DNA topoisomerase IV subunit A — translated: MGQPVLPPPSDGIESVELKTALEERYYAYALSTIMQRALPDARDGLKPVHRRILYGMRLLRLDPTAAFKKCAKIVGDVMGDFHPHGDQAIYDALVRLSQDFAQRYPLVDGQGNFGNIDGDGPAAYRYTEARLTEVARLLLDGIDEDTVDFRPSYNGEKEEPVVLPAAFPNLLANGSQGIAVGMATSIPPHNAAELCDAALYLIQNREATSEQLCTFVQGPDFPTGGILIDSPDVIREAYRTGRGGFRVRARWAREEQGRGTWTIVVTEIPYGVPKARLIEKLADLLQEKKLPLLADVRDESAEDVRVVLEPRSRSVDPVMLMESLFRLSELEARVPLNLNVLVGGVVPRVIGLAECLREWVDHRRVVLRRRSGYRLGQIERRLEILGGLLIVYLDLDEVIRIIREEDEPKAALMARFDLTEVQANAILDTRLRSLRKLEEMELRREFDELTKEKEGIEALLASEKLQWADITRQIRAVKKTFGPETKLGRRRTTLENPPDTAGIDFTAAMVEREPITVILSEKGWIRALKGHVADLSGVTFKGDDTLKVAFPSETTAKILLLASNGKVFTLEASKLPGGRGFGDPVRLMVDLDDGTEIVAALPYRPESKLLVAGSDGRGFIAPSDALVANTRKGKAILGLDEGTRAVLLAPAEGDHVAVCSSDKLMLVFPVSEVTELGRGKGVRLQRCRQSRLADACVFILAEGLPWRDGTGQAKLAQGAMLEKWMGHRAEAGTLMTRSFPKFERFGK
- a CDS encoding UdgX family uracil-DNA binding protein (This protein belongs to the uracil DNA glycosylase superfamily, members of which act in excision repair of DNA. However, it belongs more specifically to UdgX branch, whose founding member was found to bind uracil in DNA (where it does not belong), without cleaving it, appears to promote DNA repair by a pathway involving RecA, rather than base excision.), with protein sequence MEEAPRPQNPLPSAGEGGGLLGRGIRAAGLAPGADLAGFRAAARRLIAAGVSPDDIVWQTEAASLFAAAPIPADGSPLHLPRAVADLIPMVVPHRDPERYGLLYALIWRVSRGERALMEVASDPLVHRLHRMRKAIGRDLHKMHAFLRFRRTPGEGPERFVAWFEPDHHILEAAAPFFVDRFRALNWSILTPEGSAHWDGALRFGPPGRREDVPEGDRFEAGWRDYYESTFNPARLNLDAMRAEMPRKYWRNMPETAAIPALVRAAGARARAMIEREPTMPAKRDPVRAVARMAQDEPETLEALNAIIARSEPPVPGATQAVLGEGPVGARIAFVGEQPGDQEDRQGRPFVGPAGQLLSRALEEAGIDRREAYLTNAVKHFKFSLRGRRRIHEKPTAGEVSHDRWWLERELGFVGPKLVVALGATAVLALTGRQIPITRARGPADFHKAFEGFVTVHPSYLLRLPDEARDVAYRAFVDDLRRARAMAA
- a CDS encoding transposase is translated as MPEPVTTPILTPPPTHFIGCDVGKHAIVVFDSRAGSPRTLANTPAALAAFAARLDATGLVVCEATGGYEDALLAALLAAGIPAHRADARKVKAFIRSFGTLGKSDALDARALARYAGERHARLVRWHAPDPQRERLQTLVLTRADLIAQRTACTNRLAAPGAEPGRADLEALRTCLIAQIQALETAITALMRRLIVIANACRRDAYPTPADNQHKLS